In one Lycium barbarum isolate Lr01 chromosome 7, ASM1917538v2, whole genome shotgun sequence genomic region, the following are encoded:
- the LOC132603427 gene encoding uncharacterized protein LOC132603427 isoform X1 translates to MPPTDNDFDLRRASTPPSGMVISECNFADINNLEHCAKYLNQTLVTFGFPASLDLFAHDPVSIARTCNCVYALLQQRQRDIEFRESANEQRQRLLSDISRLEAKVERLESQLQSKDREIATITREEAKATAALKSQIDKLQKERDEFQRMVLGNQQVRTQQIHEMKKKEKEYIKLQERLNQVLMEKKKESRSGMEIMNLLQKEGRQRGTWNGKKADNDFYKKIVDAYEAKNQELAAENADLRALLRSMQADMREFLNAPNGSSRQSASTNERLDTDHLQSPLGGRTDVFDLPLHMARDQIEESLRNKMASIKERMGQLRDAQKGAEVTSEATERELELEAQLVEARSIIQEQASIMSKHLTTSEKPRRLSGHMNSERDLLISSRTQHSSEEESNKENGHPFYRYFNGAVKVPTLDNLKSGCDLNSS, encoded by the exons ATGCCTCCTACAGATAATGATTTCGATCTCAGA CGTGCATCTACTCCACCTAGCGGTATGGTAATCAG TGAATGTAATTTTGCAGATATCAACAATTTGGAGCATTGTGCTAAGTATCTAAACCAAACACTGGTTACCTTTGGATTCCCTGCTTCACTTGATCTCTTTGCTCATGACCCG GTTTCTATTGCGAGGACCTGCAATTGTGTATATGCACTATTACAGCAGAGGCAGAGGGATATTGAATTCAGGGAGTCTGCAAATGAGCAGAGACAGCG GCTGTTATCAGACATATCAAGATTAGAGGCCAAAGTGGAGAGGCTGGAATCTCAACTACAATCCAAAGATAGAGAGATAGCTACAATTACTAGAGAG GAAGCTAAAGCTACTGCAGCTTTGAAGTCACAAATTGACAAGTTGCAGAAGGAAAGAGATGAGTTTCAGAGGATGGTTCTTGGAAATCAG CAAGTCAGAACTCAGCAGATacatgaaatgaagaaaaaggaaaaggagtATATAAAGTTACAG GAGAGGCTAAATCAAGTGTTGATGGAGAAAAAGAAGGAATCCAGATCAGGCATGGAAATAATGAATTTACTTCAG AAAGAAGGGCGTCAACGTGGGACATGGAATGGGAAGAAGGCTGACAATGACTTCTACAAGAAGATT GTGGATGCCTATGAAgctaaaaatcaagaactagctgCAGAAAATGCTGATTTGAGGGCATTATTGCGATCAATGCAG GCTGACATGCGTGAGTTCTTAAATGCCCCAAATGGGTCTTCGAGGCAGTCAGCTTCAACCAATGAGAGGCTAGACACAGATCACTTGCAGTCCCCGTTGGGTGGTAGAACG GATGTTTTTGATCTGCCTCTCCACATGGCTAGGGATCAAATTGAAGAAAGTCTTCGTAACAAGATGGCTTCTATCAAG GAGCGAATGGGTCAACTACGAGATGCACAGAAGGGTGCAGAAGTTACCTCAGAAGCAACAGAGAGAGAGCTTGAGCTAGAAGCTCAGCTTGTCGAGGCCAGGAGCATAATCCAAGAGCAG GCATCAATTATGTCCAAACATCTTACGACGTCTGAGAAGCCAAG GCGGTTAAGTGGCCATATGAATTCCGAGAGGGACTTGCTCATTTCATCCCGTACTCAG CATTCCAGTGAAGAAGAAAGCAATAAGGAAAATGGGCATCCATTTTACAGATACTTTAACG GGGCTGTGAAGGTTCCAACTTTGGACAACCTTAAGTCTGGATGTGACCTTAATTCTTCTTAA
- the LOC132603427 gene encoding uncharacterized protein LOC132603427 isoform X3: MPPTDNDFDLRRASTPPSGMVISECNFADINNLEHCAKYLNQTLVTFGFPASLDLFAHDPVSIARTCNCVYALLQQRQRDIEFRESANEQRQRLLSDISRLEAKVERLESQLQSKDREIATITREEAKATAALKSQIDKLQKERDEFQRMVLGNQQVRTQQIHEMKKKEKEYIKLQERLNQVLMEKKKESRSGMEIMNLLQKEGRQRGTWNGKKADNDFYKKIVDAYEAKNQELAAENADLRALLRSMQADMREFLNAPNGSSRQSASTNERLDTDHLQSPLGGRTDVFDLPLHMARDQIEESLRNKMASIKERMGQLRDAQKGAEVTSEATERELELEAQLVEARSIIQEQGGILNNLTLKA, translated from the exons ATGCCTCCTACAGATAATGATTTCGATCTCAGA CGTGCATCTACTCCACCTAGCGGTATGGTAATCAG TGAATGTAATTTTGCAGATATCAACAATTTGGAGCATTGTGCTAAGTATCTAAACCAAACACTGGTTACCTTTGGATTCCCTGCTTCACTTGATCTCTTTGCTCATGACCCG GTTTCTATTGCGAGGACCTGCAATTGTGTATATGCACTATTACAGCAGAGGCAGAGGGATATTGAATTCAGGGAGTCTGCAAATGAGCAGAGACAGCG GCTGTTATCAGACATATCAAGATTAGAGGCCAAAGTGGAGAGGCTGGAATCTCAACTACAATCCAAAGATAGAGAGATAGCTACAATTACTAGAGAG GAAGCTAAAGCTACTGCAGCTTTGAAGTCACAAATTGACAAGTTGCAGAAGGAAAGAGATGAGTTTCAGAGGATGGTTCTTGGAAATCAG CAAGTCAGAACTCAGCAGATacatgaaatgaagaaaaaggaaaaggagtATATAAAGTTACAG GAGAGGCTAAATCAAGTGTTGATGGAGAAAAAGAAGGAATCCAGATCAGGCATGGAAATAATGAATTTACTTCAG AAAGAAGGGCGTCAACGTGGGACATGGAATGGGAAGAAGGCTGACAATGACTTCTACAAGAAGATT GTGGATGCCTATGAAgctaaaaatcaagaactagctgCAGAAAATGCTGATTTGAGGGCATTATTGCGATCAATGCAG GCTGACATGCGTGAGTTCTTAAATGCCCCAAATGGGTCTTCGAGGCAGTCAGCTTCAACCAATGAGAGGCTAGACACAGATCACTTGCAGTCCCCGTTGGGTGGTAGAACG GATGTTTTTGATCTGCCTCTCCACATGGCTAGGGATCAAATTGAAGAAAGTCTTCGTAACAAGATGGCTTCTATCAAG GAGCGAATGGGTCAACTACGAGATGCACAGAAGGGTGCAGAAGTTACCTCAGAAGCAACAGAGAGAGAGCTTGAGCTAGAAGCTCAGCTTGTCGAGGCCAGGAGCATAATCCAAGAGCAG GGTGGGATTCTGAACAATTTAACTCTGAAAGCCTGA
- the LOC132603427 gene encoding uncharacterized protein LOC132603427 isoform X2 produces the protein MPPTDNDFDLRRASTPPSGMVISECNFADINNLEHCAKYLNQTLVTFGFPASLDLFAHDPVSIARTCNCVYALLQQRQRDIEFRESANEQRQRLLSDISRLEAKVERLESQLQSKDREIATITREEAKATAALKSQIDKLQKERDEFQRMVLGNQQVRTQQIHEMKKKEKEYIKLQERLNQVLMEKKKESRSGMEIMNLLQKEGRQRGTWNGKKADNDFYKKIVDAYEAKNQELAAENADLRALLRSMQADMREFLNAPNGSSRQSASTNERLDTDHLQSPLGGRTDVFDLPLHMARDQIEESLRNKMASIKERMGQLRDAQKGAEVTSEATERELELEAQLVEARSIIQEQASIMSKHLTTSEKPRRLSGHMNSERDLLISSRTQGL, from the exons ATGCCTCCTACAGATAATGATTTCGATCTCAGA CGTGCATCTACTCCACCTAGCGGTATGGTAATCAG TGAATGTAATTTTGCAGATATCAACAATTTGGAGCATTGTGCTAAGTATCTAAACCAAACACTGGTTACCTTTGGATTCCCTGCTTCACTTGATCTCTTTGCTCATGACCCG GTTTCTATTGCGAGGACCTGCAATTGTGTATATGCACTATTACAGCAGAGGCAGAGGGATATTGAATTCAGGGAGTCTGCAAATGAGCAGAGACAGCG GCTGTTATCAGACATATCAAGATTAGAGGCCAAAGTGGAGAGGCTGGAATCTCAACTACAATCCAAAGATAGAGAGATAGCTACAATTACTAGAGAG GAAGCTAAAGCTACTGCAGCTTTGAAGTCACAAATTGACAAGTTGCAGAAGGAAAGAGATGAGTTTCAGAGGATGGTTCTTGGAAATCAG CAAGTCAGAACTCAGCAGATacatgaaatgaagaaaaaggaaaaggagtATATAAAGTTACAG GAGAGGCTAAATCAAGTGTTGATGGAGAAAAAGAAGGAATCCAGATCAGGCATGGAAATAATGAATTTACTTCAG AAAGAAGGGCGTCAACGTGGGACATGGAATGGGAAGAAGGCTGACAATGACTTCTACAAGAAGATT GTGGATGCCTATGAAgctaaaaatcaagaactagctgCAGAAAATGCTGATTTGAGGGCATTATTGCGATCAATGCAG GCTGACATGCGTGAGTTCTTAAATGCCCCAAATGGGTCTTCGAGGCAGTCAGCTTCAACCAATGAGAGGCTAGACACAGATCACTTGCAGTCCCCGTTGGGTGGTAGAACG GATGTTTTTGATCTGCCTCTCCACATGGCTAGGGATCAAATTGAAGAAAGTCTTCGTAACAAGATGGCTTCTATCAAG GAGCGAATGGGTCAACTACGAGATGCACAGAAGGGTGCAGAAGTTACCTCAGAAGCAACAGAGAGAGAGCTTGAGCTAGAAGCTCAGCTTGTCGAGGCCAGGAGCATAATCCAAGAGCAG GCATCAATTATGTCCAAACATCTTACGACGTCTGAGAAGCCAAG GCGGTTAAGTGGCCATATGAATTCCGAGAGGGACTTGCTCATTTCATCCCGTACTCAG GGGCTGTGA